One genomic window of Brienomyrus brachyistius isolate T26 chromosome 16, BBRACH_0.4, whole genome shotgun sequence includes the following:
- the txndc9 gene encoding thioredoxin domain-containing protein 9 → MASQSMDIVAKVLEQQVLQSARLVEEQLDAELEKLDRLDEDELEKLKERRLEALKKAQKQKQEWLSKGHGEYREIPSEKDFFAEVKESKNVICHFYRDSTFRCKILDKHLAILAKKHLETKFIKLNVEKAPFLTERLRIKVIPTMALVKDGKTKDYVVGFADLGNTDEFPTEMLEWRLGCSDIINYSGNLLEPPTAAQKSGSKFTKVDKKTIRGKGYDSDSESDDD, encoded by the exons ATGGCGAGTCAGTCGATGGACATTGTGGCCAAGGTGCTGGAGCAGCAGGTGCTCCAGTCGGCAAGGCTGGTGGAGGAGCAGTTGGACGCAGAGCTGGAGAAGCTGGATAGACTAGATGAGGatgaactggagaagctgaaggagaggaGGCTGGAAGCCCTCAAGAAAGCCCAGAAGCAAAAGCAG GAATGGCTCTCAAAAGGACATGGTGAATACAGAGAGATTCCCAGTGAAAAGGATTTCTTTGCGGAGGTTAAAGAAAGCAAGAACGTTATTTGCCATTTCTACAGAGACTCGACTTTCAG GTGTAAAATTCTAGACAAGCACCTTGCCATCCTGGCAAAGAAGCACCTGGAGACAAAGTTCATTAAGCTCAATGTGGAGAAGGCACCATTTCTCACCGAGCGCCTGCGGATCAAGGTCATCCCTACCATGGCTTTGGTCAAGGATGGGAAGACCAAGGACTACGTGGTGGGATTCGCAGATCTGGGCAACACGGACGAGTTTCCCACAGAGATGCTGGAATGGCGGTTGGGCTGCTCAGATAtaattaattacag TGGCAATCTGTTGGAACCCCCTACAGCTGCCCAAAAGTCCGGCTCAAAGTTCACTAAGGTAGACAAGAAGACAATCCGAGGGAAAGGATACGACTCGGACTCTGAATCTGACGACGATTAG
- the mrpl30 gene encoding 39S ribosomal protein L30, mitochondrial — MAWLCKVIQRPSAFSTNLMETTLFPWIVLTRSKFTKSRIPKEVFEERAKEHEKYGGDPELPHKLHVVTRIKSVKRRPYWEKKIIEDFGLGKSHSPRVHKNIPSVNEKLKIIKHLVKIQPLKLPYGLPAEEEMTDTFLSSTGELVIQRRLKPLEQKAVES; from the exons ATGGCCTGGCTCTGCAAAGTAATTCAGAGACCATCTGCGTTTAGCACG AATTTGATGGAAACGACATTATTTCCATGGATAGTTTTAACACGCAGCAAATTCACCAAATCTCGTATTCCAAAAGAG GTGTTTGAAGAGCGTGCTAAGGAGCATGAAAAATACGGAGGGGATCCGGAGCTGCCGCACAAACTACACGTTGTTACGCGGATCAAGAGCGTAAAGCGACGTCCGTATtgggagaaaaaaataattgaagACTTCGGTCTCGGAAAG TCCCATTCGCCGCGTGTTCACAAGAACATTCCGTCTGTTAACGAAAAACTGAAAATCATAAAGCACCTAGTAAA GATACAACCGCTGAAGCTTCCCTACGGCCTTCCGGCTGAGGAGGAAATGACAGACACTTTCTTAAGCAGCACGGGGGAGCTGGTCATCCAACGACGCCTCAAACCACTGGAGCAGAAGGCTGTGGAGTCGTAG